A part of Pectinatus sottacetonis genomic DNA contains:
- a CDS encoding DUF3298 domain-containing protein has translation MYKHKYTLLLLCSIIFLLTFTPILTAAASIPPSNVIKGIFYIGSEKSEYPIIRTDNSDVNYKINRDIQNYIADMRAAVDSTKNPTTSIMQYKIYYETNTIISIVFKEYRYYYHAAHGMYFIHGIVYNKSTGAKIPITHYLNMTPDDLQNAINNHTAKVFGGNGNTPIKCNDIYKIKYISKNYSLLKKDGRLYISLIYPPYELAPYVVGIVRINIPL, from the coding sequence ATGTATAAACATAAGTATACCTTATTACTGCTCTGTTCTATTATCTTCCTATTAACATTTACCCCAATTTTAACAGCTGCTGCTTCCATTCCTCCAAGTAATGTAATCAAAGGAATATTTTATATAGGCAGCGAAAAATCTGAATATCCTATTATACGCACTGACAACAGTGATGTAAACTATAAAATCAATCGCGATATTCAAAATTATATTGCCGACATGAGAGCTGCTGTAGACAGCACAAAAAATCCGACAACCAGTATCATGCAATATAAAATATATTACGAAACAAACACAATAATCTCTATAGTATTCAAAGAATATCGTTATTATTATCATGCTGCTCATGGTATGTATTTTATCCACGGTATAGTTTATAATAAATCTACCGGTGCAAAAATTCCTATAACCCATTATCTGAATATGACACCAGATGATTTACAAAATGCAATTAATAATCATACTGCAAAGGTTTTTGGTGGTAATGGAAATACTCCTATAAAATGCAATGACATATATAAAATTAAATATATATCTAAAAATTATTCATTATTAAAAAAAGATGGCCGACTCTATATCAGCTTAATTTATCCGCCATATGAACTGGCACCTTATGTCGTAGGAATAGTGCGCATAAATATTCCTCTATAA
- a CDS encoding pyridoxal-phosphate dependent enzyme, with translation MDFVCSSCGHRESVDTYKAKCDKCGGLWKLDFTAPKFDLGKVDKKLWNIFRYRYFMPIEGDVWKSISLGEGMTPIINFDDGILFKMDYYMPTLSFKDRGAAMLISHCKSIGVKSVVQDSSGNAGDSVAAYCGRAGIKCEVFVPKNTSPKKIGMIRAHGATCNVIQGSRDDCAEVCRTKVKREGVYYANHVYNPLFYEGTKTYIYEVYEQLGKIPKNIIIPLGNGTLFLGVIKALEEFLSAGIISKMPQIIAVQSEHCDPFVKAVENKLKVPPKVEIKPTLAEGIAIGIPMRGKEILEYIYKYNIKVIAVPEEMILPTRGKLAAKGIFCEHTTAANYAAYLLYSKKYGKLSDCLIPMCGAGLKSEPW, from the coding sequence ATGGACTTTGTTTGTTCTAGTTGTGGACATCGTGAAAGCGTAGATACTTATAAAGCTAAATGTGATAAATGTGGTGGTTTATGGAAACTAGATTTTACGGCACCTAAATTTGATTTAGGTAAAGTTGATAAAAAATTGTGGAATATCTTTCGTTATAGATATTTTATGCCAATTGAAGGAGATGTATGGAAGTCTATTTCATTAGGAGAAGGTATGACTCCAATTATCAATTTTGATGATGGTATTTTATTTAAAATGGATTATTACATGCCAACCTTATCATTTAAAGACAGAGGTGCAGCAATGTTAATATCGCATTGTAAGAGCATTGGTGTGAAAAGTGTAGTTCAGGATTCCAGCGGTAATGCTGGTGATAGTGTAGCAGCATACTGCGGGCGGGCTGGTATAAAATGTGAAGTATTCGTTCCTAAAAATACTTCTCCTAAGAAAATAGGAATGATTCGTGCTCATGGAGCAACTTGTAATGTGATACAGGGATCACGTGATGATTGTGCAGAAGTTTGTCGTACTAAAGTAAAAAGAGAAGGAGTATATTATGCTAATCATGTATATAATCCACTTTTTTACGAGGGTACGAAGACATATATATATGAAGTTTATGAACAACTAGGGAAAATTCCTAAGAATATTATAATACCATTAGGTAACGGAACATTATTTTTAGGTGTTATAAAGGCATTAGAAGAATTTTTATCAGCGGGAATTATTTCTAAAATGCCGCAGATTATTGCAGTACAGAGTGAACATTGTGATCCTTTTGTTAAAGCAGTAGAAAATAAATTAAAAGTACCGCCTAAAGTTGAAATAAAACCGACATTGGCAGAGGGAATAGCAATTGGCATTCCTATGCGTGGTAAAGAAATTTTGGAATATATTTATAAGTATAATATAAAAGTAATTGCTGTGCCAGAGGAAATGATTTTACCAACGCGGGGGAAATTAGCAGCTAAAGGAATCTTTTGTGAACATACAACAGCTGCAAATTATGCAGCATACTTGCTATATAGCAAAAAATATGGCAAGCTGTCAGACTGTCTTATTCCTATGTGTGGGGCGGGTTTAAAATCTGAACCATGGTGA